Proteins encoded within one genomic window of Edaphobacter lichenicola:
- a CDS encoding cobyric acid synthase translates to MVLGTGSHVGKSLLTAALCRIFAQHGYRVAPFKSQNMSLNSAATIEGLEIGRAQALQAEAAGVAASVHMNPILIKPSDDQSSQVVVRGRIWGRVTAVDYHRRRIEELLPVVRESYDSLASQYDVIILEGAGSPAEINLKQHDIANMRMAEMADANCLLVGDIDRGGVFASLLGTLELLEPDERRRVCGFVINKFRGDANLLEPGIQMMEERVKKPCLGVVPYLTSLVLQEEDSLGLSVSAQTQWTGEQIVDRSTDRALRIAVIAPPSFSNFTDFDSLRAEPSVSLLFSRTAEAIAHADVVILPGSKQTVDDLLWMERSGLDVAIKKYAQAGLVAGICGGMQMLGKAINDPYGMEREGSVAGLGLLPISTVMHTEKVTRNAKGEVEVAVLFGQPITDSRLAGYEIHIGRTDYEAGAKHFSTLSSENGSSSRSRDGCVSADTRVFGTYLHGIFDDDSFRHQFLSAARGFHKLSAPTNMNPWKQLREDSLNRLAREVESSLDMKAIFDWAGLSYEIPLPEDASPQRRRAGMAR, encoded by the coding sequence ATGGTTCTGGGTACCGGCTCTCATGTCGGCAAGTCGTTGTTGACTGCTGCTCTATGCCGCATCTTCGCGCAACACGGCTATCGCGTTGCTCCATTCAAATCGCAGAATATGTCGTTGAACTCCGCAGCGACTATTGAAGGTCTCGAGATCGGACGGGCGCAGGCGTTGCAGGCGGAGGCCGCCGGAGTTGCCGCGTCGGTCCACATGAATCCAATTTTGATCAAGCCGTCTGACGATCAGTCTTCCCAAGTGGTTGTGCGCGGCAGGATCTGGGGACGTGTCACGGCAGTGGACTATCATCGACGGCGCATAGAAGAGTTGCTGCCAGTGGTACGCGAGAGCTATGACTCGCTGGCCTCTCAGTACGACGTGATCATTCTGGAGGGCGCCGGATCGCCCGCGGAGATCAATCTTAAACAGCATGACATTGCGAATATGCGAATGGCGGAGATGGCCGATGCCAACTGTCTGCTAGTTGGGGATATAGATCGCGGAGGGGTCTTCGCGTCACTGCTGGGGACGCTGGAACTGCTGGAGCCCGACGAGCGGCGGCGAGTTTGTGGTTTCGTCATCAATAAATTCCGAGGAGATGCAAACCTCTTAGAACCCGGCATACAAATGATGGAAGAGCGTGTGAAGAAGCCATGTCTCGGCGTAGTTCCCTATCTGACTTCTCTTGTGCTCCAAGAAGAAGACAGCCTGGGTCTGTCGGTGTCGGCTCAAACTCAGTGGACCGGAGAACAGATTGTAGACCGATCGACTGATCGCGCTTTGCGGATCGCTGTGATTGCTCCGCCCTCTTTTTCGAACTTCACGGACTTCGATTCTTTGCGGGCGGAACCATCTGTCTCTCTTCTGTTCAGTCGCACAGCAGAGGCAATCGCACACGCTGATGTAGTCATCCTGCCTGGCAGTAAACAGACCGTAGATGACCTCCTTTGGATGGAGCGCTCCGGTTTGGATGTCGCCATAAAAAAGTATGCACAGGCAGGTCTTGTTGCAGGTATCTGCGGTGGCATGCAGATGCTCGGCAAGGCAATCAACGATCCGTACGGGATGGAGCGCGAGGGATCGGTTGCGGGTCTTGGCTTGCTGCCGATCAGCACCGTCATGCATACCGAGAAGGTGACCCGAAATGCGAAAGGCGAGGTAGAGGTTGCGGTTCTCTTCGGGCAACCCATTACTGACAGCCGGCTCGCAGGATATGAAATTCACATTGGACGCACAGACTATGAGGCTGGAGCAAAGCACTTCTCGACTCTCTCCTCTGAGAACGGCTCCTCCAGCAGAAGCAGAGATGGCTGCGTCAGCGCTGACACACGCGTCTTCGGCACCTATCTCCACGGAATCTTCGACGATGACAGCTTCCGTCATCAGTTTCTCAGCGCCGCTCGCGGGTTTCACAAGCTCTCCGCACCGACGAACATGAATCCATGGAAACAACTTCGGGAAGACTCCTTGAATAGACTGGCGCGTGAGGTAGAGAGTTCGCTTGATATGAAAGCGATCTTCGACTGGGCGGGTCTGTCTTACGAGATCCCTCTTCCGGAAGACGCATCCCCGCAGCGTCGACGTGCAGGTATGGCGCGATGA
- the bluB gene encoding 5,6-dimethylbenzimidazole synthase, with the protein MEMTKATGFDESERNAVYRAIRERRDVRRGFLPEPIPNELLHRLLEAAHNAPSVGLMQPWRFIVVRELAVRQKVHQIFLDANKQALASYEGEKQQSYAGMKLEGILEAPQNLCIVCDSQSSQGHQLGRRTMPETAIYSAVCAIQNLWLAARAEGIGVGWVSILEPTLLREALKIPGHITPVAYLCLGYVDAFATDPDLERAGWETRTPLKSVLSLDEYDSRWDQGRPAS; encoded by the coding sequence ATGGAAATGACGAAGGCTACGGGCTTCGACGAGAGTGAGCGAAATGCCGTCTACCGGGCTATTCGCGAGCGGAGAGATGTGCGCCGTGGCTTTCTACCGGAGCCGATTCCAAACGAACTGCTCCATCGGCTGCTGGAAGCCGCACACAACGCACCTTCTGTCGGCCTGATGCAGCCGTGGCGATTCATCGTCGTACGCGAACTCGCCGTGCGCCAAAAGGTCCACCAGATCTTTCTCGATGCCAACAAGCAGGCGCTGGCGAGCTACGAAGGAGAAAAGCAACAGAGCTATGCGGGAATGAAGCTCGAAGGCATACTCGAAGCGCCGCAGAATCTGTGCATCGTGTGTGATTCGCAGAGCAGCCAGGGGCACCAGTTGGGGCGGCGAACGATGCCGGAGACCGCAATCTACTCAGCCGTCTGCGCGATTCAAAATCTGTGGCTCGCTGCAAGAGCCGAGGGCATCGGTGTGGGCTGGGTGAGTATCCTCGAACCGACTTTGCTGCGCGAGGCTCTGAAGATTCCCGGCCATATCACCCCGGTGGCTTATCTGTGCCTGGGATACGTCGACGCGTTTGCGACAGACCCGGATTTGGAGCGCGCTGGCTGGGAGACGAGAACGCCTCTGAAGAGTGTGCTCTCGTTGGATGAATACGACAGCCGATGGGACCAAGGACGGCCGGCGTCGTGA